ATGACTATTTAAGAAAGAAGGAGGAGCTAATCAACAAAAAGGTCGGCCTTGAGGAAAAAATCAAAAGAATTAACGATCAGGGCGATAATTGGCTCGAACCCATGAGAGATTTTATTTTGCGTTCAAGGTTAGCAAAAAAGACCGCCGACGAAGGCGATCTTTCCCAATTCAAAGCATTTCTAAAAAATATCGGCTCGAACTTTATTTTGCAAGGCGGAAAGTTTGAATTTTTAGCTGAATTTGAGTGGGCGCTTGCCTGCCGAAGGCAGGCATATGCGACATGGCTCCCCAAAAAAAATTTCAGCGAACTTTTACCCTCGCCTTGCCGAATTTAATCCACAAAGCAAGGACTTGCCTGCCAAAGGCACGGCGCAAGCGAAAAGGAATTTAAAACAAAAAATTTAAAAGCGACAATCGGGGGCAAAGCCCACGCACCCCCAAAAAAGCGGGCGGGCAAAAAGGAAGGGGTTTAAGGGGAGGGAATTTTTGCCCGCCCGCTTGCCCGTCCGAAGCCGAAAGGCGTAGGAGGGCTTTTCCGCCCCGCCGTATTTTTTCGTATTCGCTTAATGCGAATACGCCGCCAATCAAAAAAATATGTTTACCTCGCCAACCTGCGCGTGCACAACATAATTATTACCTTTGTATAAATTTAAACATTTTTTATCTTTTTATCTTTAACCAATAAGCCCCAAGCAAGGTAGCAATCGGCATTGACATAGCTACGCCGATACTACCGACCAATGTTCTGACGATTTCAGTGGCGATAATTTCATTATTGATTACTTGGCTATAAGACAAAAATGGTTCTTGGTGAATTATAAACAAAAGCAATAATGGCAAGGAAACGCCAGCATAAGTTAAAAATAAAGTATTGACCATTGTTCCCAGATGAGTATTACCCACCTTAAAAGCGGCTTTAAACACCTGGCTACTATCCATTTGCGGATTGGCTTCTTTAATTTGTTTTACCACCTCAATTTGGCTAACAATAACATCATCTAAAACACCGATGGCACCGATCAGCATGCCGGCTAATAATAAACCCTGAAAATTAATTGCATTCTTAGTTAAACCGATTAAATAAACTGTTTCATCTTGAGTCATGCCCGACAATCTGGTTAATTTTGTAAATAACACCGAGAAGATTAATGTAATAAATAAAGATATAAGGACACTCAATACTGATAAATGTGATTTCTGCTTCCAGCCTTCGGTTAAATAAATCATTATAGTCAAGATAAAAAAGGCGCCGATAAGGCCAATATACAACGGGTTGCTTCCGTCTAATATTTTTGGCAGAATGAATTTAATGATAATAAAAAAACTAATAACTAAGCCTAGCAATGATTTTATCCCTTTCTTCCTGCCAATTAAAATAATTATCGCGCAAAAAATGACTCCCAATAAATACAAATATCCTCGCCTAATAAAATCGGTAATATAATATTTTTCTTTGCCCTCAATGTCTGTAGATTTCTGCACCAGGACTTTATCGCCCACTTTATATATTCCGGCGCTGGCTACTTCAATATCGGAAATTCCTTCAAATTTTATTTCTTTATCTTTCCATTTTCCGTTTAAGCCTTTTAATAATAAATTCTGCTGGGTCGCTTTAGAGCCATCTTCCCGGTTAATTTCTTTTTGGTCTAAAATTTTTATTACTTTCGCTTCAAAAGTTTCTTCAGTGCTTGACAGTGGCGTGTCTTGTTCCGGCGGCATGGTTTCTTCTAAAATATTTTCTTCGTTATAATTTTCTGTTTCGTTGTTTTGAGCATAAGAAAAATTAGGAGTAAAAAAAACCACGCTAAATAAAATTATCAAGTACAGAAAAAAATATTTTTTCATAATTAAAACTTAGTCATCTAAACACATTGATTTTTTTGAGATTGTCCCCATAATTATTTGTTTAACACAGCCGGTTGGAAAATTATTTGCATAACATGTTCCGACTATATTATTTATAGGTTTATTGGCAAGTGTTGTTTTTTGTTCTTCGGTTAATACTGGCGGAAAACACACTCCGCTTTCGCATTGAGCTCCATCAGTACATATTTCACCAGCCTTTTTATCAGATAAAAGACAATTCTTTTGATTATCAGACCATTCCCCGCCAGCACTTTCGCAAAATTGTTTATTTTTTTGCGGATGATGTTCAGGCAATGATGAATAATAAAAACCTAAAGCAATTCCCAATAAAATAACGGCTGCGAAGATTACAAAGATAATTATTATCTTTTTATTCGCGTATCTTAAAACTTTCATATTTTTATTTCTTAGTTAATATTTTATTAGCGATTGATATTAAACTTTTGGTTATATTAGAATTATTATCCATAGCGAAAGGCTTGCCATTATCGCCGGAAATTACGATTTCCGAATCTATCGGGATAGCTCCTAAAAATGGTATTTTATACTGCTTAGCAATTTTTGATCCGCCACCTTTTTTAAATAAATTTATTGTCTTGCCGCAATGCGGACATTCCAGGCCGCTCATATTTTCAATTATACCATGAATTTTAAGTTTTAATTCTTTAGCAAAATTTATCGCTTTTTTTGAATCCAACAGTGATACATCTTGCGGAGTAGTAACTATAACCGCTCCGGACTTGGGCAATAGTTGAGCGATTGAAAGCGGTTCGTCGCCTGTGCCTGGCGGAGAATCAACTATCAGCCAGTCTAAATTTCCCCAGGTTACATCTTTAACAAATCTCTCAATAATTTTCATCTTAGCCGGGCCTCGCCAAATAATCGGGGCGTCTAATCTTGAAATGAAATAAGCCATTGAAACCAATGATAAATTTTTACTTATTTCTACTGGCAAAATTAGATTTTGGCCATAAGGAAAAACTGCCTTATCCTGCGCTCCAAGCATTAAGGCTAAGCTCGGGCCGTGGATATCGGCATCAAGCAAGCCAACTTTTAAACCTTTTTTCGCAAAAGTAATAGCTAAGTTAACAGCTACCGTTGATTTGCCCACGCCACCTTTGCCGGAAAAAACCAGCAAAGTATTTTTTATTTTATTTTCCATAAATTAATGATCTAAAAATTTAACTATAAACATTAACAATATTCCTAAAATAAATATTACATATGTTGCGGCTGATTTTTTTACATCTTTTTCGCCTCTTATTTCCGGAATGAGGTCGGAGGCGGCAATGTAGACGAATCCGCCGGCGGCAATCGGTAAAATATATGGCAAAAAACCATCCAAGGACGAAAAGAAAAAATAACCGACAACGCCTCCTAGTATAACTGTTAAAGCTACTAAATAATTCACTATCAAGGCTAACCTATATTTAAAACCGGCATGTATTAAAACTCCGAAGTCGCCCATTTCCTGCGGAATTTCATGCGCCGCTATTGCCAAGGTTGTTGCCAATCCTAAATGTATATTAACCATAAAAGCGCCGGCAATAATCAATCCATCAATAAAATTATGAATACTGTCGCCCACTAAATTCATATAACCGAACGAATGTATCGGGCAGTCTTCTTTATGGCAATGCCGCCAAAAAAGTAATTTCTCAATCAGGAAAAAACCGGCAAAGGAAATTAAAAAAATTATAAATAATAAATTTATATCAATTTTTTCTGCCGCTTCCGGCATTAAATGCAAAAAAGCACCGCCCATCAGTGTGCCGGCAGAAAAGGCTACTAAAAATTTTACAATCTTACCTAGAAACTCTTTTTTAAAAAACATAAACAGGACGGCGACCCAAACACATAGGGTAATAAGAAAAGTAGAAAATACTATCGCTAAGAATGTAGGCATAATTTTTTATTTTTTCTTAATTATTTTTATTGCCTTGCCGTTAACCAGAGCATCGGCGATTTTTTTATACGCTGAATAAAGTATCCTTTGATAGGTGCTTTGAGAAGTATGCATTTTTTCGGCCGCCTCTTGCTGTTCCATGTCGTTAATATGGCGCAAACGGTAGGCTTCCATTTCTTCAGTGGTAAGTTCTACAATTTCAAGCTCCCTCATAGGCACGCCTTGAGGTTTGAAATAAGTTATATTCGGATTAAAACTAATTTTTCTGCAAAGTCTTGGTCTAGACATATTATTTTTCAATAAAAACTGCTACCGCAATTGCAGTAGTCCAAAGGCCTGTTTTATTTCCTTCCGCAGATTGGGTTATATTAGTTGTTTTAAAAATATAACCGGAGGCTTTATATACTTGCTCTCTTTCTTCCCATGCGGTATTAGAATTAAATTCAATTCCCATGGTTGTGGCCAACATTGTTGCCGCCAAATCTTCCGCATATTCTCCGGTTTTTTCTCTTTTTTCTCCAAAAGCATGATGCTCTGAAAGATAGCCATATTGTTTACCATCTTTAGGAATAGCTAGCCCGATAGACGCTGAGGTTAACCTGTTTGGTTCGTTACTTTCATTTCTCGCCATAACACAATAAGTTATTTCCCCCGGATTTAATAGTTTAATACCCTCGTCCTTTGATATCATTTTACAATTTGGAGGAAAAATAGAGGAAACACAAACTAAATTGCATTTTTCAATTCCAGCATTTCTCAAAGCCAATTCAAAACTTGCTAATTTATCCTTATGCACACCGACACCTTTTGTTAAAAAAACTTTTTTGGGAATCATATATTTTCTAAATCACTATTTGCTTAATATTGAATAAATTTAATAACAATGCTATTATTTTGTTGAAAGAAGGCCACCCGGCCCCTTTTTACAAAGAGGCCGGTTCCCGCGCCTTCTTTTATTTTTGCTGGTCTTTTAAGGCTGTTTTTTCTTTTTTTACAGCTACTAATTCTTCTTCAAGTATTTTTTCTTCGTCTTCCAAAGCTGCTAGTTCATTTTTAGGAGAAATAAATCTCCTAAAACCGAAACCCCCACGGCAACCACGACCTAGTCTCATACCGCCCCCGCAAGGGCCTAGACCTCGGCCAGTTCCAGCGCCTTGTCCCATTGGACCAGTCCCATTTAATTTTGGCATAATTTTTTTCACCTCCCTTCTTAATTTTAATAGATAACTCGACCTTTGCCCGCTATCTATTATGAATATACACCCATAACATTTTATTGTCAATATTTTAAAAATTTAATAAAACAATCATAGAAGTTTAGGCGGCGCGCTGGCGAATAGCCAGCACGAAAAAATACGGCGGGGCGGAAAAGCCCTCCTACGCCTTTCGGCTTCGGACGGGCAAGCGGGCGGGCAAAAATTCCCTCCCCTTAAACCCCTTCCTTTTTGCCCGCCCGCTTTTTTGGGGGTGCGTGGGCTTTGCCCCCGATTGTCGCTTTTAAATTTTTTGTTTTAAATTCCTTTTCGCTTGCGCCGTGCCTTTGGCAGGCAAGTCCTTGCTTTGTGGATTAAATTCGGCAAGGCGAGGGTAAAAGTTCGCTGAAATTTTTTTTGGGGAGCATTGCTTAATGGAACGAACTCATCTCCAGTATTCCGCCTTAAGGCAGAAAAATTTTTAGACAGGTTTAAAGCCCCGCCCCGCACTTCGGGGGCGGGGCTTTGCATTTGAAGCGAATTAAAAAGATTTTTCCCTAAAACAAAAGAAATTTTAATGCTTTCGGGCGAATAGGTTATTTTTTGTTTTGAGGGCGGTATCAATTTTTTCTTTTTCTTTTTTTCAAATATTTGGTATAATAGGAGCGAACCCAATCCATACGCTCCGCGATTTTTTATTATAACTTAATTGTTGTAATACCAAAGGGGCAACTCCTGTCAATTTCGCGAAAGCGGGATTGGGTTCGCAGGGTTGCCCCTTTGGTTTTAAAAATATGAATTATAAAAATTGCGCGATTTATACCAGAGTTTCAACCGACAATCAAGCGGAAAAAGAGTTTTCGTCTTGCGAGGCCCAAGAGCAAAAAATGAAGTCGTTTATCGCCAGCCAAGATAACTGGCAAATTTTTAAAGTTTATACTGACGCTGGCTATTCAGGGGCAACCATTGAAAGGCCGGCGTTACAGGAGTTGCTTGCGGATTTAAAAAAAGAAAAAATTGATATTGTTTTTGTGTATAAAATTGACCGGCTCACCCGTTCGCCCAAGGATTTCTACCAATTGATCGAATTTTTTGAGCAAGCAAAAATTGATTTTATTTCTATTACTGAAAGATTTGATACTTCAACGCCAGCGGGCAGATTACTCCGCAACATTATGCTTACTTTTTCTCAATTTGAAAGAGAGCTAACCAGCGAGCGAACAAAAGACAAGATGCTGGAGCGGGCTAAAAAAGGCATGTGCAATGGCGGAAATACGCCTTACGGATACGCGAGGGAAAACAAAAAACTTATCCCCTGCCCGAAAGATGCCGAAGAAATAAAATCAATTTTTGAAAACTATCTTGAAACCGGCTCATTGTCAAAAGTGTACAAAATGGCAATAGAAAAAGGAATCAAGAATAAGCGGGGCAAAAATTTCTCTAAAACCACTATCTTTTCTATATTAAGAAATGTCGTTTATATCGGAAAAATAAAATATAACGACGCAATTTATCAAGGCACGCATGAACCGATAATCTCGGAAGAAATTTTTGCCCTTGCTCAAAAAATACACAAAAACAAAAGGAAAAATTTTAGAGTATACAAAAATTTTCTTTTCGGCGGCTTAATAAAATGCGAAAAGTGCGGCTCTAAAATGACCTCTTATTTTACAAACAAAAGAACGAATGGAAAACTGACAAGATATTATTACTATCGCTGTACTTCTACTTTAGGGCACGACTGGCAAGCTTGTTCGGTAAAACAAGTATCCGCCGAAAGATTGGAAAATTTTTGTATTGAAAATTTAGAGCGAATTTCCGTTGACAGCGATTATATTGAAAATCTTGTTTTTCGGCTAAACCACGACCTGCAAATAACCTCGCCTATTTCGCAAGACGAGGCTTCACGGACGGGGCACGAGGCCGAATACGAACTAACGCCAG
This DNA window, taken from Patescibacteria group bacterium, encodes the following:
- a CDS encoding YibE/F family protein, with translation MKKYFFLYLIILFSVVFFTPNFSYAQNNETENYNEENILEETMPPEQDTPLSSTEETFEAKVIKILDQKEINREDGSKATQQNLLLKGLNGKWKDKEIKFEGISDIEVASAGIYKVGDKVLVQKSTDIEGKEKYYITDFIRRGYLYLLGVIFCAIIILIGRKKGIKSLLGLVISFFIIIKFILPKILDGSNPLYIGLIGAFFILTIMIYLTEGWKQKSHLSVLSVLISLFITLIFSVLFTKLTRLSGMTQDETVYLIGLTKNAINFQGLLLAGMLIGAIGVLDDVIVSQIEVVKQIKEANPQMDSSQVFKAAFKVGNTHLGTMVNTLFLTYAGVSLPLLLLFIIHQEPFLSYSQVINNEIIATEIVRTLVGSIGVAMSMPIATLLGAYWLKIKR
- a CDS encoding Mrp/NBP35 family ATP-binding protein — protein: MENKIKNTLLVFSGKGGVGKSTVAVNLAITFAKKGLKVGLLDADIHGPSLALMLGAQDKAVFPYGQNLILPVEISKNLSLVSMAYFISRLDAPIIWRGPAKMKIIERFVKDVTWGNLDWLIVDSPPGTGDEPLSIAQLLPKSGAVIVTTPQDVSLLDSKKAINFAKELKLKIHGIIENMSGLECPHCGKTINLFKKGGGSKIAKQYKIPFLGAIPIDSEIVISGDNGKPFAMDNNSNITKSLISIANKILTKK
- a CDS encoding ZIP family metal transporter, which produces MPTFLAIVFSTFLITLCVWVAVLFMFFKKEFLGKIVKFLVAFSAGTLMGGAFLHLMPEAAEKIDINLLFIIFLISFAGFFLIEKLLFWRHCHKEDCPIHSFGYMNLVGDSIHNFIDGLIIAGAFMVNIHLGLATTLAIAAHEIPQEMGDFGVLIHAGFKYRLALIVNYLVALTVILGGVVGYFFFSSLDGFLPYILPIAAGGFVYIAASDLIPEIRGEKDVKKSAATYVIFILGILLMFIVKFLDH
- a CDS encoding DUF134 domain-containing protein — its product is MSRPRLCRKISFNPNITYFKPQGVPMRELEIVELTTEEMEAYRLRHINDMEQQEAAEKMHTSQSTYQRILYSAYKKIADALVNGKAIKIIKKK
- a CDS encoding arginine decarboxylase, pyruvoyl-dependent, translating into MIPKKVFLTKGVGVHKDKLASFELALRNAGIEKCNLVCVSSIFPPNCKMISKDEGIKLLNPGEITYCVMARNESNEPNRLTSASIGLAIPKDGKQYGYLSEHHAFGEKREKTGEYAEDLAATMLATTMGIEFNSNTAWEEREQVYKASGYIFKTTNITQSAEGNKTGLWTTAIAVAVFIEK
- a CDS encoding DUF5320 domain-containing protein, producing MPKLNGTGPMGQGAGTGRGLGPCGGGMRLGRGCRGGFGFRRFISPKNELAALEDEEKILEEELVAVKKEKTALKDQQK